In one Mauremys mutica isolate MM-2020 ecotype Southern chromosome 3, ASM2049712v1, whole genome shotgun sequence genomic region, the following are encoded:
- the LOC123365776 gene encoding uncharacterized protein LOC123365776 isoform X2, giving the protein MVHRKWGLPKRIQKSLKWFIPPEAAKQEPMLDEKVSISTSTHTGLCEASCGSSEACTSRICLTAQRSEGSGQTTVTLGTTSETTLAGSMRNLQRCQTRTCPQNKTGEESLLLEWSMNFNPDTTELPVIGEKKKHLEFQGGKENCDLSEDTEGSRDTFLLGTSPPSTQPALLNGAQSEIGTSFMNTRFINSKGQCNQNLELGTKLEMKWGVSYMFQESSPAMRPPPAQLTYWERKPSSGAEKSPVSRISGSQKLPHRCQWGFSQGLLRAINPPEQSQSQLLSQGREEVPKSNFVQEGQKFLGIAGSCRSVTMHRTERDAAEPSRALLLPGQLASLEGENQEARQKVALTELPLESQLQPSPAGVPWALNGDMLRNKNLQIKLGLQSPSQVPMTLSNNPAASLPIPGAEGEESLVTDDTKKYFEFHLREKLLHQKWGLPKRLQESMTLFLLLEATIN; this is encoded by the coding sequence ATGGTGCATCGCAAATGGGGCCTTCCCAAGAGAATCCAGAAGTCTTTGAAATGGTTTATTCCTCCTGAGGCAGCCAAACAGGAGCCCATGCTTGATGAGAAGGTTTCTATATCTACCTCTACACATACGGGACTTTGTGAAGCTTCATGTGGGAGCTCAGAGGCCTGTACTAGCAGGATCTGTCTGACAGCACAGAGATCTGAAGGCAGTGGACAAACCACAGTGACACTAGGCACTACATCTGAGACCACTCTAGCTGGAAGCATGAGAAATCTTCAGAGATGTCAGACCCGAACATGTCCACAGAATAAAACAGGAGAGGAGTCTCTGCTGCTGGAATGGTCTATGAATTTCAACCCAGATACAACTGAGCTGCCAGTGATTGGGGAGAAGAAAAAGCACCTGGAGttccagggagggaaggagaactgTGACCTTTCAGAAGACACTGAGGGCTCCAGGGACACATTTTTGCTGGGTACAAGTCCACCAAGCACACAACCAGCTCTCCTCAATGGGGCTCAGAGTGAAATTGGAACTAGCTTCATGAACACACGGTTCATAAATAGCAAGGGACAATGTAACCAGAACCTGGAGCTCGGGACGAAGCTAGAGATGAAATGGGGTGTCTCCTACATGTTCCAGGAATCCTCTCCTGCCATGAGACCTCCCCCTGCCCAACTCACTTACTGGGAGAGAAAGCCCAGCTCAGGAGCAGAAAAAAGCCCTGTAAGCAGGATAAGTGGGTCTCAAAAATTACCCCATAGGTGCCAATGGGGATTTTCCCAGGGACTCTTAAGGGCCATCAATCCTCCAGAACAGTCACAATCACAGCTGCTTTCACAGGGCAGAGAGGAGGTTCCAAAATCTAACTTTGTCCAGGAAGGACAGAAATTTCTTGGAATAGCTGGCTCTTGTAGGTCAGTAACTATGCACAGAACTGAGCGTGATGCAGCTGAGCCCTCTAGGGCCCTGTTACTGCCAGGGCAGTTAGCCTCACTGGAGGGTGAGAATCAAGAGGCTAGGCAAAAGGTGGCTCTTACAGAGCTCCCTCTGGAATCCCAGTTGCAACCCAGCCCAGCTGGAGTTCCCTGGGCTCTCAATGGAGACATGCTGAGGAATAAAAATCTTCAGATTAAATTGGGTTTGCAGAGTCCCTCCCAAGTGCCCATGACCCTCAGCAACAACCCGGCAGCCTCCCTGCCAatcccaggagctgagggtgAAGAAAGTCTtgttacagatgacacaaaaaaaTACTTTGAATTCCACCTGAGAGAAAAATTGCTGCATCAGAAATGGGGACTCCCTAAGAGACTGCAGGAATCCATGACCCTGTTTCTACTGCTAGAAGCAACAATAAATTAA
- the LOC123367029 gene encoding coiled-coil domain-containing protein 166-like: MPPKRRQKLQQEQKGQPAVAAPLDGADEGAAASREEVLLQQEYSRLCKELEDMKGARVQLREENEFLQQEAQRLRAENQEFMCYVAKRAQRRQDAIVSLNDQNKQAVEEIRREQQELLTLYQRKEAALREQLLHKEGELLHLSKEVEGLREIQALQQEQAAHIRELQGELVTTRQQHTQHLQETKSHFLQEKAAFEQKSQQQALCLLQQAQEVVARCMQEHSDQVKCENQELRQELHQLIQRSRTLHLHKRRLENQAQQLLRERCYMQDMARLYHTHQGKK, from the coding sequence ATGCCCCCCAAGAGAAGGCAGAAACTGCAGCAAGAGCAGAAGGGGCagccagctgtggctgctccccTGGATGGAGCTGATGAGGGGGCTGCAGCCAGCAGAGAAgaggtgctgctgcagcaggagtACAGCCGCCTGTGCAAGGAGCTGGAGGACATGAAGGGGGCACGTGTTCAGCTTCGGGAGGAGAACGAGTTCCTGCAGCAAGAGGCCCAGCGCCTCCGGGCTGAGAACCAGGAATTCATGTGCTATGTGGCCAAGCGGGCCCAGCGGCGCCAGGATGCCATCGTCTCCCTGAATGATCAGAACAAGCAGGCTGTAGAGGAGATCCGCAGGGAGCAGCAGGAACTGCTCACCCTCTACCAGAGGAAGGAGGCAGCTCTGCGGGAACAACTGTTGCACAAAGAGGGTGAACTTCTCCACCTTAGCAAGGAGGTTGAGGGCCTGCGGGAGATCCAGGCACTGCAGCAGGAGCAGGCTGCCCACatcagggagctgcagggagagctggtaaccaccaggcagcagcacacTCAGCACCTGCAGGAGACCAAAAGCCATTTCCTGCAAGAGAAGGCTGCCTTTGAGCAGAAGTCCCAGCAGCAGGCGCTCTGCCTGCTGCAGCAGGCACAGGAAGTGGTTGCACGATGCATGCAGGAGCATAGTGACCAGGTGAAATGTGAGAACCAGGAGCTGCGGCAGGAGCTGCACCAGCTCATCCAGCGATCACGCACACTGCATTTACACAAGCGCCGGTTAGAGAATCAGGCACAGCAGCTGCTGCGAGAGCGTTGCTACATGCAAGACATGGCTCGCCTGTACCACACCCACCAGGGCAAGAAGTAG
- the LOC123365776 gene encoding uncharacterized protein LOC123365776 isoform X1, with translation MESPCPFPPPLSRGSGAIVESSLLHPLLLIKDVKEQLNTHIRKKRLQLLWGLPYIILNSLAASIPSIPEFLECTALLESKDYQRPLFRAERRKHLERHLREKMVHRKWGLPKRIQKSLKWFIPPEAAKQEPMLDEKVSISTSTHTGLCEASCGSSEACTSRICLTAQRSEGSGQTTVTLGTTSETTLAGSMRNLQRCQTRTCPQNKTGEESLLLEWSMNFNPDTTELPVIGEKKKHLEFQGGKENCDLSEDTEGSRDTFLLGTSPPSTQPALLNGAQSEIGTSFMNTRFINSKGQCNQNLELGTKLEMKWGVSYMFQESSPAMRPPPAQLTYWERKPSSGAEKSPVSRISGSQKLPHRCQWGFSQGLLRAINPPEQSQSQLLSQGREEVPKSNFVQEGQKFLGIAGSCRSVTMHRTERDAAEPSRALLLPGQLASLEGENQEARQKVALTELPLESQLQPSPAGVPWALNGDMLRNKNLQIKLGLQSPSQVPMTLSNNPAASLPIPGAEGEESLVTDDTKKYFEFHLREKLLHQKWGLPKRLQESMTLFLLLEATIN, from the coding sequence ATGGAGTCCCCCTGTCCTTTCCCACCTCCTCTGAGCAGAGGCAGTGGTGCTATTGTGGAATCTTCTCTGCTTCATCCTTTGCTCCTCATCAAGGATGTGAAAGAGCAGCTAAACACGCACATCAGAAAAAAGAGACTCCAGCTCCTGTGGGGCTTGCCATATATAATCCTAAACTCCCTGGCAGCATCCATCCCATCCATCCCAGAGTTCCTGGAATGCACAGCGCTGCTGGAGTCTAAAGACTACCAGCGGCCACTCTTCAGGGCAGAAAGGCGTAAGCACCTTGAGCGACACCTGAGAGAGAAAATGGTGCATCGCAAATGGGGCCTTCCCAAGAGAATCCAGAAGTCTTTGAAATGGTTTATTCCTCCTGAGGCAGCCAAACAGGAGCCCATGCTTGATGAGAAGGTTTCTATATCTACCTCTACACATACGGGACTTTGTGAAGCTTCATGTGGGAGCTCAGAGGCCTGTACTAGCAGGATCTGTCTGACAGCACAGAGATCTGAAGGCAGTGGACAAACCACAGTGACACTAGGCACTACATCTGAGACCACTCTAGCTGGAAGCATGAGAAATCTTCAGAGATGTCAGACCCGAACATGTCCACAGAATAAAACAGGAGAGGAGTCTCTGCTGCTGGAATGGTCTATGAATTTCAACCCAGATACAACTGAGCTGCCAGTGATTGGGGAGAAGAAAAAGCACCTGGAGttccagggagggaaggagaactgTGACCTTTCAGAAGACACTGAGGGCTCCAGGGACACATTTTTGCTGGGTACAAGTCCACCAAGCACACAACCAGCTCTCCTCAATGGGGCTCAGAGTGAAATTGGAACTAGCTTCATGAACACACGGTTCATAAATAGCAAGGGACAATGTAACCAGAACCTGGAGCTCGGGACGAAGCTAGAGATGAAATGGGGTGTCTCCTACATGTTCCAGGAATCCTCTCCTGCCATGAGACCTCCCCCTGCCCAACTCACTTACTGGGAGAGAAAGCCCAGCTCAGGAGCAGAAAAAAGCCCTGTAAGCAGGATAAGTGGGTCTCAAAAATTACCCCATAGGTGCCAATGGGGATTTTCCCAGGGACTCTTAAGGGCCATCAATCCTCCAGAACAGTCACAATCACAGCTGCTTTCACAGGGCAGAGAGGAGGTTCCAAAATCTAACTTTGTCCAGGAAGGACAGAAATTTCTTGGAATAGCTGGCTCTTGTAGGTCAGTAACTATGCACAGAACTGAGCGTGATGCAGCTGAGCCCTCTAGGGCCCTGTTACTGCCAGGGCAGTTAGCCTCACTGGAGGGTGAGAATCAAGAGGCTAGGCAAAAGGTGGCTCTTACAGAGCTCCCTCTGGAATCCCAGTTGCAACCCAGCCCAGCTGGAGTTCCCTGGGCTCTCAATGGAGACATGCTGAGGAATAAAAATCTTCAGATTAAATTGGGTTTGCAGAGTCCCTCCCAAGTGCCCATGACCCTCAGCAACAACCCGGCAGCCTCCCTGCCAatcccaggagctgagggtgAAGAAAGTCTtgttacagatgacacaaaaaaaTACTTTGAATTCCACCTGAGAGAAAAATTGCTGCATCAGAAATGGGGACTCCCTAAGAGACTGCAGGAATCCATGACCCTGTTTCTACTGCTAGAAGCAACAATAAATTAA